A section of the Kribbella sp. HUAS MG21 genome encodes:
- a CDS encoding beta-ketoacyl-ACP synthase III yields MITASTGAQYAGILGIGSYRPRRVVPNVEILEQIDSSDEWIQTRSGIKERRWAEADETVLMMSVQAAKDAIAESGVDPAEIGCVIVATVTHLYQTPAIATQIAVEVGATTAAAFDISAACAGFCYGVAMANDLVRGGSAKYVLAIGVERLSDITDRTDRSTAFIFADGAGAAVVGPADEPGIGPVVWGSDGTQHQVISQKESWQEVFGSYNWPHLTMDGNPVFRWASYEMAKTAQQALDVAGVKAEQLDLFVPHQANMRITDAMRRALKLPEHVKIARDIERQGNTSAASIPLAITAMRENGEAKSGDLALIIGFGAGLVYAAQVVRLP; encoded by the coding sequence ATGATCACCGCGTCGACCGGAGCGCAGTACGCCGGGATTCTCGGGATCGGGTCCTACCGGCCGCGGCGCGTGGTACCGAATGTGGAGATTCTCGAGCAGATCGACTCCAGCGACGAGTGGATCCAGACCCGGTCCGGGATCAAGGAGCGGCGCTGGGCCGAGGCCGACGAGACCGTGCTGATGATGTCGGTGCAGGCCGCCAAGGACGCGATCGCGGAGTCCGGCGTCGACCCGGCCGAGATCGGCTGCGTGATCGTCGCGACCGTCACGCACCTGTACCAGACGCCCGCGATCGCGACCCAGATCGCCGTCGAGGTGGGCGCCACGACCGCGGCGGCGTTCGACATCTCGGCCGCCTGCGCGGGGTTCTGCTACGGCGTCGCGATGGCGAACGACCTGGTCCGCGGCGGCAGCGCGAAGTACGTGCTCGCGATCGGCGTCGAGCGGCTGAGCGACATCACCGACCGCACGGACCGCAGTACGGCGTTCATCTTCGCCGACGGCGCCGGCGCCGCGGTCGTCGGACCGGCCGACGAGCCGGGGATCGGCCCGGTGGTGTGGGGCTCCGACGGTACGCAGCACCAGGTGATCAGCCAGAAGGAGTCCTGGCAGGAGGTGTTCGGCAGCTACAACTGGCCGCACCTCACGATGGACGGCAACCCGGTGTTCCGCTGGGCGTCGTACGAGATGGCCAAGACCGCGCAGCAGGCGCTGGACGTGGCCGGTGTGAAGGCGGAGCAGCTCGACCTGTTCGTGCCGCACCAGGCGAACATGCGGATCACCGACGCGATGCGCCGCGCGCTGAAGCTGCCCGAGCACGTCAAGATCGCCCGCGACATCGAGCGCCAGGGCAACACCTCGGCCGCGTCGATCCCGCTCGCGATCACCGCGAT